A part of Cannabis sativa cultivar Pink pepper isolate KNU-18-1 chromosome 6, ASM2916894v1, whole genome shotgun sequence genomic DNA contains:
- the LOC115725599 gene encoding pentatricopeptide repeat-containing protein At3g54980, mitochondrial: MRFGFAISHCPIPPSFRRSFLTHRYLSSQSQITSSFDLQDPSSPETKVENFTQPTSQLPDLTQPHVINNLLNHRKDPYSALRYFKWVEGMRGFAKGIDSFCVLLHILTGFSETHGQVRSLLNQFVSGDSSPSPSVFVDHLVECGSRFDFELDSRVFNYLLNSYVRANRIRDAIICFDKMLEHEIVPWIPFMNILLTVLVRRNMLIEARELHNKMVLKGVYGDCVTVHVMMRSCLKEERLEEAENYFSEANDRGIELDAAAYSILIQAVCKKPDSRMACELLKKMRELGWFPSEGIFTCVIGACVKQGNVVEALKIKDEMIRCGKPLNLVVATSLIKGYCVQGNLDSALDLFDNLNEHGLSPNKVTYAIMIEWCSKSGKIEKAYELYNQMKHIGIEPNVYVVNSLLRGVLEFGSYEDALKLFDEAVECGVANMFTWNNLLCWLCNKGKVNEACGIWDSMSSKGMVPNVVSYNIMILGHCRRGAMDVAHNLFKEMLEKNLKPNVITYSVLIDGYFNKGDAEQAFDLFDQMKASNITPTDFTYNTIINGLCKAGRTSEAKDMLKKYIEMGFVPISMTYNSIIDGFIKEGDANSALAVYEEMSENGVSPNVVTYTSLMNGYFKSNNIDLALKSRNEMISKGIELDIAAYGALIDGFSKGQDMLTASELFSELLETGLSPNAAVYNSMICGFRNIGNMEQAIGLHKRMVKEGITCDLLTYTTLIDGMLKEGELNNALDLYSEMLSKGIVPDIIMYTVLINGLCNKGQLVNARKVLDEMDQKNLAPNVLIYNCLIAGHFKEGNLQEAFRLHDEMLDRGLKPDNNTYDILVNGNVKRMSSKLAGASPAHVLS; the protein is encoded by the coding sequence ATGAGGTTTGGATTCGCAATCTCTCATTGCCCAATTCCACCTTCCTTCCGCCGCTCTTTCTTAACTCATCGCTATCTTTCTTCTCAATCCCAAATCACTTCAAGCTTCGATCTTCAAGACCCATCTTCCCCAGAAACCAAAGTTGAAAACTTTACTCAACCCACTTCACAATTACCGGATTTGACACAACCCCATGTGATAAACAATCTCCTAAACCACAGAAAAGACCCTTACTCAGCTTTAAGGTACTTCAAATGGGTAGAAGGAATGAGAGGCTTTGCTAAAGGGATTGATTCCTTTTGTGTTTTGCTTCACATTTTGACAGGTTTTTCTGAAACTCATGGACAAGTTAGGAGCTTGCTTAACCAGTTTGTTTCAGGTGATTCAAGTCCATCTCCATCTGTGTTTGTAGATCACTTGGTTGAGTGTGGTTCAAGGTTTGATTTTGAATTGGATTCCAGGGTTTTCAATTACTTGTTGAATAGTTATGTTAGAGCTAATAGGATAAGAGATgctataatttgttttgataaGATGTTAGAGCATGAGATAGTTCCTTGGATTCCTTTTATGAATATTCTTTTGACTGTATTGGTTAGAAGAAACATGTTGATTGAAGCTAGAGAATTGCATAATAAGATGGTTTTGAAAGGAGTTTATGGTGATTGTGTAACTGTACATGTCATGATGAGGTCTTGTTTGAAGGAAGAGAGGTTAGAGGAAGCCGAAAACTATTTTAGTGAGGCGAATGATAGAGGTATCGAACTTGATGCTGCGGCTTATAGTATTTTGATTCAAGCTGTTTGTAAGAAACCCGATTCTAGGATGGCTTGTGAGTTGTTAAAGAAAATGAGAGAATTGGGTTGGTTTCCCTCTGAGGGTATATTTACTTGTGTTATTGGAGCTTGTGTGAAGCAGGGGAATGTGGTTGAAGCATTGAAGATTAAGGATGAAATGATTAGGTGTGGAAAGCCTTTGAATTTGGTTGTTGCAACAAGTTTGATCAAAGGGTATTGTGTGCAAGGGAATTTGGATagtgctttggatttgttcgaTAATCTCAACGAGCATGGCTTGAGTCCGAACAAGGTTACTTATGCAATCATGATAGAGTGGTGTTCCAAGAGTGGAAAGATTGAGAAGGCTTATGAGCTTTACAACCAAATGAAACACATAGGTATCGAACCAAATGTCTACGTAGTGAATTCTTTGTTACGCGGGGTATTGGAATTCGGTTCGTATGAAGATGCTTTGAAGTTGTTTGATGAGGCTGTTGAGTGTGGTGTTGCTAACAtgttcacatggaataacctttTGTGTTGGCTTTGTAATAAAGGCAAAGTTAATGAAGCTTGTGGAATATGGGATAGTATGAGTAGTAAGGGAATGGTACCTAATGTAGTATCTTATAACATCATGATACTTGGCCATTGCAGAAGAGGGGCAATGGATGTGGCACATAACTTGTTTAAGGAGATGCTTGAAAAGAATTTAAAGCCAAATGTGATCACTTATTCCGTCTTGATTGATGGGTATTTTAATAAAGGTGATGCCGAACAAGCTTTTGATCTTTTCGATCAAATGAAAGCAAGTAATATAACCCCCACAGATTTCACATACAACACTATCATTAATGGCTTGTGCAAAGCTGGTAGAACATCTGAAGCaaaagacatgttgaagaaatATATTGAGATGGGATTTGTTCCTATTTCCATGACCTATAATAGCATTATAGACGGGTTTATCAAGGAAGGCGATGCTAATTCTGCACTTGCTGTTTATGAAGAAATGTCTGAAAACGGGGTTTCTCCGAATGTAGTCACTTACACTAGCTTGATGAATGGTTATTTCAAGAGCAACAATATTGATCTTGCTCTGAAAAGTAGGAATGAGATGATTAGTAAGGGCATTGAGTTAGATATTGCTGCATATGGTGCTCTAATTGATGGGTTTAGCAAAGGACAAGACATGCTAACTGCTTCTGAACTATTCTCTGAACTTCTTGAGACTGGTCTATCTCCAAATGCAGCTGTATACAATAGTATGATTTGTGGCTTTCGAAATATAGGTAACATGGAACAAGCTATCGGTTTACACAAGCGCATGGTGAAGGAAGGGATAACTTGCGATTTACTCACTTACACTACCTTAATCGATGGAATGCTTAAAGAGGGAGAGTTAAACAATGCTTTAGATCTTTACTCAGAGATGCTTTCGAAGGGTATTGTGCCCGATATCATTATGTACACGGTTTTAATAAACGGCCTTTGTAACAAAGGACAGCTAGTGAATGCGCGTAAGGTCTTGGACGAGATGGATCAAAAGAATCTGGCCCCGAACGTTCTTATTTATAATTGCTTGATTGCTGGGCACTTCAAGGAGGGAAATTTGCAAGAAGCCTTTCGGTTGCATGATGAGATGCTCGATAGAGGTCTCAAACCCGATAACAACACTTACGATATTCTTGTAAATGGAAATGTCAAGAGAATGTCCTCTAAACTCGCCGGTGCTTCACCTGCTCATGTGCTTAGCTAG